A window of Oryza glaberrima chromosome 2, OglaRS2, whole genome shotgun sequence genomic DNA:
CTTCGCGCCgtacagccgccgccgcatgccacATCGCACGCTCCGGCGCCACGAGGTTGCTGCGCTTTCTCGGCCAATTGGACCCCCTGCCGACTTGGACCCGTCTCGGCCGTCGATCTCTCTTGGCGACGGAAGATAAAGGAGTGGATTTCATCGGGTTAACGTGCTTGTTTTTACCACCGTGTCACTGACTCACTTTGCCTGTGTGTACGCCGAACTGAACAATCTCATCTTTTGGCTCCAGCCGCTCCACAACAAGCTCGGTAACTCAGTTCAAACTGCACAGGTTGCGCTGCACTAGTAGTACACTACTAGCTACAAGGTCTGAACTTGTGAGCTTTCCATCATTTGTTGCAGAAACGCCACAAAATTCAGTCAAATCCGACCAAAATCCAGCGAAACTGacagaagaaaacaaaacagagGGGAAAGGCCACGAACACAAGAAGgcatatactactactattctTATATGGGCCAAATTCTTTCTTGCCACACAAGCAAGGCCCAAGACGACAGGCACCGCAGGAAAGAGCCCCAAgcccccaaccaaacaaaaagatCCAAGCCGAAGCGCACCGTCTCGCCTTCTCTCCTCGCCTCGCCCTATCCGTTCCTCGTTATAACTCACCTTCCTCCCCATCTCATATCCCCAAATTTCACTTCGCTCGAAATCCCCGAATCCAATCCGAATCCGGCAGCGGCAGCCATGACGCCCTCCGCCCTCGCCCACCtagcctccgcctcgccgctccCCGCCTTCTCCCCCAAGCCCAGGGCGAGGCCCGGCTCGGCGGCGGGGCCCGCGCtgcggcggctggcggtggcggcgccggcgccgcgggcgtACTTCTCGTCGTCGCCCATGCCGTaccagccgcagccgcagcagccggCGGGGTACTCGTCGCACCAGGCGTTCGGCCTGGTGCCGATGGTCATCGAGACCACCTCGCGTGGGGAGAGGGCGTACGACATCTTCTCGCGCCTGCTCAAGGAGCGGATCGTGCTCATCCACGGGCCAATCGCCGACGAGACCGCCTCGCTCGTCGTCGCGCAGCTGCTCTTCCTCGAGTCGGAGAACCCGCTCAAGCCGGTCCACCTCTACATCAACTCCCCGGGCGGGGTCGTCACCGCGGGGCTCGCGATCTACGACACCATGCAGTACATCCGCTGCCCCGTCACCACGCTCTGCATCGGCCAGGCCGCGTCCATGGGCTCcctcctgctcgccgccggcgcgcgcggggagcgCCGGGCGCTGCCCAACGCGCGGGTCATGATTCACCAGCCATCCGGGGGCGCGCAGGGCCAGGCCACCGACATCGCCATCCAGGCCAAGGAGATTCTCAAGCTGCGCGACCGCCTCAACAAGATCTACCAGAAGCACACCGGCCAGGAGATCGACAAGATCGAGCAGTGCATGGAGCGCGACCTCTTCATGGACCCCGAGGAGGCGCGCGATTGGGGGCTCATCGACGAGGTAATTGAGAACCGCCCCGCGTCCCTGATACCCGAGGGCGCCACTGGCGTTGACCTGCCGCACCACAGCGCCGCTGGCGTCGGCGGAAGGGGCAGAGATGTCGAGGAGCCCTCCGCGGTGTGAGCTGTGGCCGCAAAGGTGAAACCTTTTCGTGTCCCATGGccatgttgttgttgttattagatCCAAGGTTCAGTTCTTATACTACATAAACTTAACTTGTTATTATTCAGGTTGCCACTTGTTATTCAGGTTGCCGATGTGTTCGGCTCCTTACATGTTGTCTTGATTGCCTGAATTGAGCTACTGCTGATATTTATTGCAAATCTAAGGAAATTTTATTCCTTCCATACTGATAACTTCGTAAGGTCCTTTGTATTGTTGTATCTCAACTGCAAATTCCTCCTTGCCAAGGCATAGTTTTGCGTTCTGCCTAACATTAGGGGTTAGAGCGTATATGTTCATTCGGTTGTCTCAGTGACCAATTAGTTTTCATTAAGATGTCCATGTTGATCATTCAGTGTGGTCTTGTTTGATTTAAGGGAGTCGATTGTCTCTTACTTTGCCCTGGTGGTTTAGGCCTTCTATCAAAACAATATGAATTTGTGTGCTATCTAAAAATTATGATTGATACTGTGATGTTCTGATTCACTAAAAGGTATTTTCAGTTTCCTGACTACACAGGAAGCCTCagaagttactttttttttttaaacctaagCCAGCCGAGCTGGTTTTATATTTCAGAAGGGGAGCACTGTACAGGGCCTCAGAAGTTACTTACTTGAGACTTGTTTGTTAGGCTGTCAGAATGGAGCACAGTgttcattttttagataatggagcACAGTGTTCATAGATGGCTGGAGTAATCGACTAATAAGAAAAGGGTTTATGATGTAAACTAGCTGAAAGGTTTGACCATCTTTTGGTCACCAGACATATAGTAGATAATCAATTTAGATCTGGATAAGTTTTGAGCTGGAACTCCATGTCAGCCATACTAGTGTTTTGACATTCATCATTGCAGTTCTGGGCATTGTAGCGGAAGGAGTCATTTGACTTTTGATTCTTATGAAGCTAGGAAAGATGATCTGAATCTTAAAGTAGTTAAACATGACAAGTTTGGTATATTACAAACTTGCATAATTTTGTTTAATATTCACTATTCTGTGATCAAAATTGTTGCATTTATGTAGTACTCCATAAACTATGATCTGCATATGAACTAGACCAAGTTACAGAAGTGGATTGTTTTTAATGAATTGATGCTTGGGGCTTAACAGGCATGGAGCCTGATGCTTTTTATAACTTCAGAGCATCATCGTATGAATCGGGAAAGCAGAGGTTCCACGATCACTTGTTCATCCCAACCTGGATGGGTGGATCATTGAATTATACCTGCACATACTTGGTTTAGTCCAAATGCAGGTAATCGATTTGTATATGAACACAATTGGATGAGACGGAGATTCTGTAAGGTCCTTCAAATTGAGGATTCACCAATTCACCATATCCACCTATTCTGATGTAAATGGATACCTTCTTACCGGTATATTCCATAGTGACATGTTTGAAATTCCATTCTTGTGTATTTATCTGATGCCATTTTGGTTAGGCCTTTCGCCCTGGTaaaatgacttttttttaatccaatGTCTGGTTACTTTAGCCTTTTGCACTGAacacctagtttttttttaatgaggaCATTACGTCCTTCAGAGCAGTTTCATCATCGGAGCATACCCAGGGTTACCCTGAACATACCACACACTTAACCGATTACAGAGGTTCGCTTGGCTTGATGAACTACGAGGAGTTCCCAACTTGACTATCATTCCGTCGCGGCTTTGCTTCAGTGGAGAGCAAGTTTCATTATCCAGACTAATTTAAAATAAGTGAAGCACGAATAGGAAACTGAGAATAATACAACATCGGTTAGGTGAAGAACAATGTCGTATCAAACGAGCAGGAAATAGCACTGTTGCTGGTGATGCTTAACTAATTTAGGAAGAGATTATGCAGGgctcaagaaaaatatatggataCAAATACCATTGTCCGAAACATGGAACTTCTTCCTTTCGGTACTGGAATCTAAGCATCAGGCCATGTAGAAAATGCGCCATGCCCTCTCATAGCATCTTCATGCAAGgtgctactccctctattccaaaatataacaacttttagcacttaaaatttatcccaaaatataacaatttttccACCAATATAATTACAATCcttcaccattcacttttcccacctacctccattACTCattcaatcacaaccctccaccactcactttgCCTACTTTCTTAGTAACCGTGTCCAAcgctaaaatttcttatattctggaacggaggaagtattacaTAATAAAAGTATCCTTATAAATATCCTCTTCTCCAATTTAAAAGTTCGTTCATATACCTTACGGATTTCCTACTAAAGCAGCATATGTCTACGAGCCCCATCGTTTACCCTAAAAGGAATAAcccaaaatcaaaatttaaatttgaaaacttaattttaagatgATTTCTCTTTCCATATTGGTTTTTATGTTGCTAAGAATACATACAAAAATCTTACACAAAAATTATTATCTTTTTCTAATAATCTATTACAACCTATAATAAGCTTTTAGGTAACCGATGAGACCCGAAATGTTAAAATCAGGTCATTGTTCGTTCTGGAAAAAGATAAGCTAATTgcaaaaagtaaaaataaaataaaatgcagaGCCGACCCAAACAGTAACGGGCTAAAGTCCACGAAGATGTGGGGGCGGCCCAATTCCCGACGCCAAAACCCTTCTTCTCACCCACCACCAGTAGACTGATCGCCGCCTCCTGATTCCCGAAGCTCTCAACCTCACCGctacgccggccgccggcgtcgtcgcgcTCTTCTCGCCCCGGCCCGCGCGACCAGACAAGCACAGCGGCcagcggccgccaccgccagccaagccaagccaaagcAGGCATGGGCTCCCTCTTCATCAGGTTCCAAGAGGTACACACGCTTTCTCTCATCGCCGTCTACATCCCCCCGCAAACCATCACCTCCGGATCCCGATCTGCTCCTTGCGCGAGCGAGAGAAGCGCCGTGGATCCGGTTAACACGCggatttcttttttgtttatgCTTGTGGAATCTGGTGGCATTTTGATTGTAACTAGGCTGTGGGCAATCTAATTTGTATAGTTGCAAGTCATTGTTTTACCTCTGTTGCGCTCTCCGTCGTCCCTGCCTTTCTTTCGTAGAATTTCTTCACTTTCTTGTGTTGATTCGGTTGATGTGTGCTTGACTTCGGCACACTCTTTCTAATGCCGACTCAAATGACTAAATGAATGCAGTGCTTGTCCCATCGAACAACATTATGATATTCATTTTGtccgtactttttttttgttccaattCATTAACTGATGCATTTCCAGGCTGTCAAAACACTGGCTAAGAATCCGATGTTTGCTAACAATCGATTGTTTGCTCGAGATCCAAGGCATCTCCAATTCGAAGCTGACGTAAATCGCCTGTTTCTCTACACCAGGTTTGCCAATATCTGAAGAAAAATACCAGTTCCTTTTCACTGTAATATGCCGCAGATGGATATCCAGTTATGTGTATGCAGCATGTAGTTTTTGTGTTTCCGTAAATAACGAACACCTGAAACCACTAtttcaaatttagtttaaaTAATGTAAACCTCTAATAAGCAATAAAAGCAATTAAGGTAGTCGTTGGATTCTCATAGTTTAGATGCTACACACACTTGATCTTCTTGAAACCCTTTGGTTAGACATGTGCATCTTTCAAACTCTTCTGTTATCAGCAACTGGCGGATCATCCCactaaaatatatgatttattatTACTATGTTCAAAATGTTATTTCACCACAGCCTTTCAACTGCATTATGAAGATGACTATTTCCTAACCTGAGTTCTTTTCGATGTGTGCTCAGCTATTACCGTTTGGGGGCTAATGCTGAAGAGAAGGACGCAGAGGAGATTATTGACATGGCTAGCAAAGCTTCTGTTTCTGAGCAGCAGAAGCAAGTACAGGAGAATGTTCACTATCAACTTACAAATATGTGTCAAGCAATGGATAGCATTCTTCTTCCTGATACAAAAAATGGTGCTTCAGAAGCTAATAATTATCCTCGGCGTAGTGGGTTGAGTTTCGCTGTTGGCACAGGAGTTGCATCTGCAAACAAGCCAGGTAATTTGTTCTAACTAAATGCATTGAATTAGTACATCCGCAGTTCTCCACTTGCATACAGTATCAGTCAAAATTGGTTAGTACATTATGTGTTTGCATAAGTACCATTAGTAACTGATACTTTTGACTTTTCTTTTGCACCAAAGCATACTTCTGAGTTCAAATATGACAATCATAGTACAGTGCCTGTGTTTTCATTTCAAATCTTGATCATTCGTTGGAAAGGGACGAAGTGTAATATTGTTCATCAGATATGACAAGTACTTGCTTGGCTAGCAAACTGCCTATTTTTGTGTACTTCGCTTATGCTTCAGTTTACGTACCATGATTTAACATCCTTAATCAATTTTGTGCTGCTGAAGTAGGCTAAACAGAAATAAGTATATGCATTATGTTAACCCCATATCTCTGTTTGCAGCGAAATTTTTGTGTTCATCATGTTTGTTACATTTGGAGACACAGTTACACTTACATATTTCCTTTTATGAGTTGAATCCTGAGAAGCTTAGTTCTGATCCATTTACTCTGCAGTGCAGATGTCCCTTCTACTAGGCCTTTAAATCGCGCTGAATTGTCAAATAAATTTAGGGATCACTTTCAATACACCCTTGACATCAGGCCGTCACAAATCCCTCACAAAGATGCAGGGCAAGGTCTGTTCTTATCTGGAGAAACTAATGCTGGTGCTGTCCTAGCCATCTACCCTGGAGTTGTATATTCACCTGCTTATTATCGATATATCCCTGGATACCCAAAAATCGACGCGTGCAACAACTATCTGATCACAAGGTATGATGGAACAATAATTGATGCCAAACCATGGCAATTAGGTGGTGATAGCAGAGAAATATGGGATGGCTCAGATTTGGTGGATTACAATGCAGTGCCATCCAAAAGCCAAGAGAGCAACTCTGATAGGGCATGGAGGATGCTCAGCAAGCCTCTGAAGAAGGGTCACACTGAAAATTTTGGGGAAGTGCTTGAACGACGAAACCCACTCGCTTTTGGTCACTTTGCAAACCATCCACCAAAAGGGTCAACTCCCAATGTCATGATCTGCCCATATGATTTTCCATTGACAGAGAAGGACATGAGAGTCTACATCCCTAACATTACTTTTGGTGGTGAAGAAGAGCCCGTTACAATGAAACGATTTGGTTCATTCTGGTTCAAGTCTGGACGTTCTGGTAATCAGGTAGGGGAGTCTCCAGTTCTGAAGACGCTAGTGCTGGTGAGTACAAGGTCCATATGTGATGAAGAGCTCTTCCTGAACTACCGGTACAGCAACTCGAAGAAGCGACCAGAGTGGTATATCCCAGTTGATGAAGAAGAGGATAAGAGACGATGGAGCTAGTTTTGCACATCTTAGCTGTGAGCCTGTAACAATTCTTCCTGCATTGCTTTCTAACAATTATTTTTGTCCCGGTGTCGATCGGCAAATTGCAACTGGGAGTGATTTAACTTCTGAAGTGAGATGGCAATTTTATTATGCTCATCTGGAGTCCTTGATCTTAATTACCATTTTGGTAGAGTGCCTGTTCTATACTCTTCTCACAAGGCTTTTGTaatgcataaaaaatatgagtACCAAACTACCAGTTACATGGTCATTAGT
This region includes:
- the LOC127763717 gene encoding uncharacterized protein LOC127763717 — translated: MTPSALAHLASASPLPAFSPKPRARPGSAAGPALRRLAVAAPAPRAYFSSSPMPYQPQPQQPAGYSSHQAFGLVPMVIETTSRGERAYDIFSRLLKERIVLIHGPIADETASLVVAQLLFLESENPLKPVHLYINSPGGVVTAGLAIYDTMQYIRCPVTTLCIGQAASMGSLLLAAGARGERRALPNARVMIHQPSGGAQGQATDIAIQAKEILKLRDRLNKIYQKHTGQEIDKIEQCMERDLFMDPEEARDWGLIDEVIENRPASLIPEGATGVDLPHHSAAGVGGRGRDVEEPSAV
- the LOC127763560 gene encoding uncharacterized protein LOC127763560, with product MGSLFIRFQEAVKTLAKNPMFANNRLFARDPRHLQFEADVNRLFLYTSYYRLGANAEEKDAEEIIDMASKASVSEQQKQVQENVHYQLTNMCQAMDSILLPDTKNGASEANNYPRRSGLSFAVGTGVASANKPDVPSTRPLNRAELSNKFRDHFQYTLDIRPSQIPHKDAGQGLFLSGETNAGAVLAIYPGVVYSPAYYRYIPGYPKIDACNNYLITRYDGTIIDAKPWQLGGDSREIWDGSDLVDYNAVPSKSQESNSDRAWRMLSKPLKKGHTENFGEVLERRNPLAFGHFANHPPKGSTPNVMICPYDFPLTEKDMRVYIPNITFGGEEEPVTMKRFGSFWFKSGRSGNQVGESPVLKTLVLVSTRSICDEELFLNYRYSNSKKRPEWYIPVDEEEDKRRWS